The proteins below come from a single Gossypium raimondii isolate GPD5lz chromosome 2, ASM2569854v1, whole genome shotgun sequence genomic window:
- the LOC105788026 gene encoding uncharacterized protein LOC105788026 has translation MGQGQEHKTRDDPQLEIQERGEIFFFYRPKVNKEEVHSVDDVQRLYIVLRPESGERGVEEKQDPHSGKEGAKSRSSDQPQTGSSMNKTEGGQGSQEVNIEEEPLLRFIVMGRKRLPDPGKKSQTFWGFVELVTTKVEDVKDALKGEEYDTSSRGYRYQPPARAVGEGVYRIVRHNSSKNKMHTHLIYKLEFPPPKEENEPQESLNIEPEGSFLIQIKNPSQASNSQFRGVGNKRKAAFPAHLQGQLGKTRYHPADPPDFLNYEGCEFLLISASDDIDKELGLELGTEGEADPSCSDLVRTFGDTASTTPLFKGIWS, from the exons ATGGGACAAGGCCAAGAACACAAGACCAGAGATGACCCCCAACTTGAGATTCAGGAAAGGGGGGAAATATTCTTCTTCTATAGGCCTAAAGTAAACAAGGAGGAAGTTCACAGTGTTGATGATGTGCAGCGCTTGTACATTGTATTGCGCCCAGAGTCCGGTGAGAGAGGTGTTGAAGAGAAGCAAGATCCCCACTCTGGCAAGGAAGGTGCCAAATCAAGATCAAGTGATCAACCTCAAACTGGCTCCTCCATGAATAAAACTGAAGGTGGACAGGGGAGCCAG GAAGTAAATATCGAGGAGGAGCCATTGTTAAGGTTCATAGTTATGGGCAGAAAGAGACTTCCAGATCCAGGCAAGAAGTCCCAAACTTTCTGGGGTTTTGTTGAATTAGTGACCACAAAGGTAGAAGATGTAAAAGATGCTTTAAAAGGAG AGGAATATGATACATCATCAAGAGGTTACCGATATCAACCTCCTGCAAGAGCAGTGGGAGAAGGTGTTTACCGTATTGTGAGGCACAATTCAAGTAAGAACAAGATGCACACTCATTTGATATATAAACTTGAATTCCCACCACCAAAAGAAGAGAATGAACCCCAAGAATCACTTAACATCGAGCCAGAAGGCTCCTTTTTGATACAAATCAAGAACCCATCACAAGCTAGCAATTCCCAGTTTAGGGGAGTTGGAAACAAACGAAAGGCAGCCTTCCCTGCTCACCTGCAAGGCCAGTTGGGGAAAACCCGATACCATCCGGCTGATCCACCCGACTTTTTGAACTACGAAGGATGTGAGTTTCTACTCATATCGGCATCCGATGATATTGATAAAGAACTGGGGTTGGAACTGGGGACTGAAGGGGAAGCAGATCCTTCTTGTTCAGATTTGGTGAGGACTTTTGGGGACACTGCATCTACTACTCCACTGTTCAAAGGAATCTGGTCTTGA